Part of the Sorghum bicolor cultivar BTx623 chromosome 1, Sorghum_bicolor_NCBIv3, whole genome shotgun sequence genome, cccgttgcgccttctcgaccggggtcaactgtggcgcgcggggctggctctccgggagctcgggactgatcaggtctaggaccggggacactcctttccagatcctgcaacagttgaccttccaggagtcccggtccttgatcagatcatccaggtgcttcttggcgttcaccttgagcactgcaaatgaaacaaagcgttattttcggcataccaaacaaacaaaggggcgacaagcagcagctagcaaggcggcacccattaccagataattcccggtctttccgacccaattcctctcctgctcgccgcccggactccagcgcaccggcgagctgttggctgagctgctccttctcttgtcggaggcgcgccacctcctcctccaagtctgcgtgaatcataaactggtcggtacagcaaactacacaagtacgcaaagctgctcggagcgtgtgactaaccttctcgctgccggtactggtcggccaagcgacgagtgaggtcgagacgacgctcctcttgggcgctcatctcggccaccttctccccgacttccgatcgcagccggtctacctccgcggccagggccttgttctcggccacgacgccttctatctggtcaaagcaccgtttccggtactttgccgttttcattacgccctacaaagcgaacaTATAATGACCATGCAAGAAAAGGCATAGagtgtacagcagtacaaaaagtcgcttaccttgacttcgtcgacgaggcgcttggccgcgcgctccaccctggcggcctcctcggtctcggcgagctcctcatgcccgataaagtgatccccgcgttggcgccacacatatacgtgttggcggccatcacggggacgaccctcaatctcttccacctcgtcatcggaggccgcccgggttttctcctcctgcgctgcgtcacccccggtggtggtcccaggcattactggcccccggaccagacccggggagcctgcagccgaagaggttcctgctcggggcggcgtggggactccactccccccggcaggaggaggggtcggggctcttccctcctcttctgtggagccagctgggggagcctcttcagccctggtcgggctgcctgtcgtagtcggtgccgcggtcgggagcccctcggtgctcccaagcgcggctgcagctgtaggctgctctgtggtctggggggccgtatcttcagcagcgcggacaggctcgcccgtcccctggctggcagcctggccggggtcgacatccgacgccgcactacaggaacaaaagtataataaaaaaaagcaaagaggagtccaaaatacgtaagttgaacacttacaggtccgatcgacggtgggtcgcggtgaacctcctcctcgcccggccggtcggcacctgcccccccatctcgacaacttgcggtgcaggggggtcgccggccactcgatcagtagcggtcggcgcattatctgggcggctccgaggccgtcggactaacgacggtgcagcctcctcgtcgtcgtcatcgtcgtcaacgatccgcacgagccgacgacgcttcggcgcttggctactctccgccggtagatctgccggcaactccggtgtcggcaaggaatctgccggcaatggccttttccccgctaccctctcttcggtggtcgggacggggcgggcttgttcctcctcactgctggtgtaacgagtacacctAGCAGCATCGACTTCTGgcaggtcttctcccgcaggattctccatccccggtgccagtgatacatacactgtgcaccggtcgacatcgccgatctgcaaaagcaacaaagatgagtcagctacggacgatatacgaatgctaaaacaaaatactctgcaacatacctttggtgctggtcggcctaacttgaaggcttgcacccgatcactgccgcggatgaagcctccgtccgcaaagttgaataGCTCATTCAACagccgttgtacctccgccttctccaagatctccggtcgcatcctggtcgggtccacgcttccggaatactcgtacgccgagtgcaccctcttctggcagggcatcacccgacggcaaatgaagttgccgaccacgccaagcccatccaggcgcgaccagtcgatcagcttcatcagatccgccacttgaccgtcgaactccgggcggtcggtccagcttaccctcttctcgggaatgtaccccacgtcgcagaacgtggagctgcccggttcctccctgacgtagaaccacttcctataccattcggtcaaggaagtgttccatggacagtgtaggtagtgattcttcattccatcacgaaggttgaggtacactccacctgcaaccttagagcctccaactgctcccttcttcctcaagcagaaaaggtaacggaaaagatcgaagtgcggctctatgccaacataggcctcgcacagatgaataaacgtggaaataaggagaattgagttcgggtacagattgcaaatcccgatctcataatacagaagaagaccttggagaaaaggatgaaccggaaccccaaagcccctcttaatgaaatcttcgaacacgacgatctcaccggcacgagggtcggggaagctttctccttccggtgctctccagccgccgagctccgagctgtgcaggagtcccatgtcgacgaggtcaccgagggatttggtggtgctacgggacttcttccactccttggccatcagttcagccctcttcttggcgttgctcttcgccattggaggtgagaagtggatttgggttacgaagatgcaggtgattgaaggaggcgaaaatggaaggcttgagggcaatggcagggtaaggagtaccggcggaactgtcaggtttttataacccgcaactccacctctcccacttcccgtattctcgggaagtgagcgggccatgcggcggatgcggcgtttcggtttataatgattatagacaattaatgcggcggagttttcgtaccaattgatggttccctttttctcaaaccacgcagagggcggctgtacagttgccaggcgcaacttttcatgcgtccatctgacaacccatcaggaggtctcgtcatgtcaactttaactgaaaagatcgtttcaataaaaagaagacaaatatgccacagagtcaacaatccggggactgcaccgaccaccgagcacttgacgctcggggactggtcgcccagtctatcagctcggaacttcaaggacagcaccgaccaccgagcactcgacgctcgaggactggtcgcccagtctatcagctcggaacttcaaaggctgcaccgaccaccgagcactcgatgctcggggactggtcgtacagtatagcagcgcagaattctaaggagcgcacttggtgcttggggactggtcgtcatactattatacacccggggactggtcgattagtctattcaattgcagacggactggtaaattcaattttttagaccttgctacaaggctcatacttcgccttccagcaagctccgggactacatcggtacgatgcatctggcgatgcatctcagttacagaatttctttgaggacttttattttgaccctggcaccacgtgcctacgtcacctactaccaggctcggggactaagtgggcacacttcaccttgcggtgaatatgcttgcttttttgatgtttatacgtttcaaaaaagtaaagtgggcacacttcaccaggaaagaaatcttttttaatttagagcaccacgcattcttcgaacaactcgcttcttcgatgtcgatgttgatcaactgtctttcgagttggtcaaagaaccgttgcaactgtttgggcgactttcccacttattgaagacgtcaagtctcactgatcgaagaagctcaagacggcgtgttacatcacaatacatggtgctcggggactagctgtgggggtataaacccctatacccttacggctagacttcggccaggaggcttggcccattacgagacgagttcaaggcttgatccgacaacctggagtttcgcgcaaggaaacaagatgtggagatcaagcaggattctagtcggttagaataggaattgatatcgaattatccatggcaattgtaaccgactaggattagtttccggatctgtaaccctgccctccagactatataaggaggggcaagggacccccctaggacatatcatattctctcaacacaaatcaatacaaccagacgcaggacgtaggtattacgccaactcggcggccgaacctggataaaaagcttgtccgtgtcttgcgtcaccatcgagttcgtagtttgcgcaccgtctaccgataaactactaccgtgggtataccccaaggtagactgccgaccagctttcgtcgacactatAGGACTATTAATATTGAGCTTAGTAGGCCAACTCTCAAAGTCGAAGCATAGAGAATTACATATATGTCCATCACATGGGTCCCACTTGTTAGTGTCTCATCCCACTTCAACAAACACTCCAAACCAAACAGAAAACTAGAATGGATCCAACCCCCCAAAACCAAACATGAAATGGGCCCATCCCATCCCTAGAAATCTAGGTTTCGTCCAACCCATCCCTAATCAACCCAAAACCAAACACATGCTTAGTCCTAATCTCCATCTGCACCATCTTTTatgttttgttcatcacctcAAGTGGACCCTGGCTAAACAAACTTATTGCAAGCATTAGTCCATATGGTTGGTACTCAATTATCAAAATCAAATTAGAGCTTTCACCGTCCAAAATAAAACTTTGTGTTTAGATCATCACTATGGCTCACAAAAATCACCACAAATTTGGCGTAATTCCTTCGTTCCAAAAATAATGTCACTGTCGAGTTCGTGTtgatcaaacttttttaagtttaacttgttttataaaaaatattagcatGAAATGTTTCTCTAAATAAGtttaatatgaaaatatatttaatgattcatCTAGTGATATTAAGTATGCACCGTAAATATTAGTATTTTCTTATATATTATTGGccaaaattataaatatttgactcgtcattaccaaaagagaTAAATGGTCAAAATGTCACTAGCTTAACTATACTTGTGTATTTTTTCCTGTCCTGAGAAATTTTTTTTCGCTAAATCAAAGACAGACCTTAGAAAGTTACAATAAATAGCTTACTTTTTGGGACCATACACAGCATGTTTTGTTTGGATTGAATAGTGTCCTTTgagttatatataagcatttcCGTAAACACATTTCTGATGCATGCATTAAAAGTATTTGAGTTACTCcgtaaaccaaaaaaaaaaaaagagtcagTTTCCTCGCCGGGCGGCTGGGCACGGCACGCACTCAGGTTTGGCAACTTCCCTTCCACCTTCTTCGATTGCTTCCATTTCTATCCCCAAAATCTCCACGCGTTCGTGCTTTTCTACGCCTTCCCGGTTCTTGTTCGAACCTGCGGATCCATGTCTCCATGATTCCTCTCGCCTCCTTGCTGCAGCTTGCCTGAGCACCACCTGTTCGACGGAATGCCCCAGTGACCCCGACGCCACGGCCGACATGTCAGGCGACCGGCGCGTTCCTGGCGATGTGTGCAGGATCAACGCCCTGCCCGACAACGTGCTCCTCCACATCTTGTCCTACCTGAATGCCCGCCAGGTCGTGCAGACGTGCGTGCTGTCACGGCAGTGGCGCAACCTCTGGCGTTCGGTGCCCCGCATCAACGCCACGTCCGACGAGTTTGAGCACATGTCTGACAACTACGACGAGGACACCGTGCTGTTCAAGAAGTTTGTCAACCGTTTCTTGATGCTCCGCAACCCATTTGCCTTGGATGACTTCCGGCTGTGGTATGACATGCCTTGGTACTCCTATGACTATTCAGAAGATGCTAACCTATGGATCTGCCATGCTCTACATTGCAATGCTCGATCTATCATGGTCACGATTCGGGTGTATAGTTTGGACCTGGATCCCATGGTGTTTATTTCAGGACGCATCTTGACAAGGCTGCATCTTTCCAATGTTAACTTGTTCCCTGGTTTCTTTTGCCAACTCGGAACATGCTGTGAAGCATTGAAATATCTCTACTTATGTGACTGTCTCATGTTCGACGTTGAGATCACCTCCAAGACGCTGAAGGTTTTGATCATTGATGTTGGTTGTCACTACGCATTTGAAGAACAGTGCTCAATTTTGATCCCCAGCCTCGTCTTTCTTGAATACTGTAACTTCACTCAAGAAAGGTTACCACTGCTGAAGAACATGGAGTCACTGGAGAGAACATGTCTTCTACTCGATACCTGCACTGAGGATGGTATCCGTCAGTTCCTCAAGGGCCTCTCTGGTGTTACTGATTTTGATTTAGACATCAGTTATCAAGGAAATATGGTATTGCATCTTTATTCAACACTCTGCTTCCATGCATATATTTATGAGTCAATATCTAAGACCTAAGCATGGCATATATTCTTTATTCTTTTGCAAAACCAAGTGTTTCACAGTTTATTTTGATGCCAGGACCTAGAGGATGATTAATGCTCTCAATTGATAACATAACACAATTTAGTTCTCGTGCTCAGTTCATTTGTAGTAGGTTTACATAAGCTTGTGGAACATACATAGCCTTAGTTGGTGCTTTGACACAATGATGTGACAAGAGCTTAAATGCCTAGTCTATAGGGGGGGTGGGGGGGTCTTTAACTTTTGTCTACTTTCCAAACAGCAAGTGCACCCCTATACTTACAATCAGATCAGTAGAATCCAGTAGATAGGTCACCCCTGCTTTCACCAGTGTATCTGCCTGCCTTGCACTAAAGTCATCTATCATAATTGATGCTTACCAAATATTTGCGCTCTGGATGGTTGAATCTCACTAGGAAAGTAGGCAGAGTATATTGCAATGTGAACTATTCTTATTAAAAAAAGATTTGTGTTTAGTGTGACCTTTGTCAGATATTATATTCCAAAGATATTATCACCAATATTTGGCACATAACTTTAGCTTGTTTCAATTATCTTGACAACTTTGCTGAAGTCATGAATGTTTTATGAAATATGGAAGTCTTTATCATGTCGTAATCCTATGAACCTTTTGCAGCTAAATATGGGAAATAGACAATGGTGCCCAAAATTCAACAATCTTACAACCCTGACACTCAGTCAATGGTGTCTGCATCCAGACTTCTATCCATTGATAGTCTTCCTTCAGAACTCACCTAGTCTGAAGAATCTAAGTCTGAAACTCAGAGGGGTACATGGCTCTCTCAACATTTTAATTGATCCTTGTACAGAATTTGATGCATGTGCCATCAAAGTGAAACTTGTGTCTTCTCATATTTCAGGTTGGCCATACACATCAGAGATTCATTGGGGAGCTTGAAGAAAGGTCATTCAGCTGTGAGCACCTTGGTAGCGTTGATATTGTTTGCTGGGGGGTTCAAGAACATGATCCTGTGCTCGACAACCTGGTGGAGCTTCTGACCGACAATGGCATAGAACCTGATAAGATTCACATCAGTATCTTGCTATAGATTTCATTTGCATCAGTCACTGGAACAAGTCACAGTTCATTCACTCAT contains:
- the LOC8083643 gene encoding F-box protein At4g22280 — encoded protein: MSGDRRVPGDVCRINALPDNVLLHILSYLNARQVVQTCVLSRQWRNLWRSVPRINATSDEFEHMSDNYDEDTVLFKKFVNRFLMLRNPFALDDFRLWYDMPWYSYDYSEDANLWICHALHCNARSIMVTIRVYSLDLDPMVFISGRILTRLHLSNVNLFPGFFCQLGTCCEALKYLYLCDCLMFDVEITSKTLKVLIIDVGCHYAFEEQCSILIPSLVFLEYCNFTQERLPLLKNMESLERTCLLLDTCTEDGIRQFLKGLSGVTDFDLDISYQGNMLNMGNRQWCPKFNNLTTLTLSQWCLHPDFYPLIVFLQNSPSLKNLSLKLRGVGHTHQRFIGELEERSFSCEHLGSVDIVCWGVQEHDPVLDNLVELLTDNGIEPDKIHISILL